In the Vulpes lagopus strain Blue_001 chromosome 16, ASM1834538v1, whole genome shotgun sequence genome, one interval contains:
- the TEX30 gene encoding testis-expressed protein 30 codes for MSHTEVKLKIPFGNKLLDAVCLVPNKSLTYGIILTHGASGDMNLPHLMSLASHLASHGFFCLRFTCKGLNIVHRIKAYKSVLNYLKTSGEYKLAGVFLGGRSMGSRAAASVMCHIEPDDADDFVRGLICISYPLHHPKQQHKLRDEDLYRIKDPVLFVSGSADEMCEKNLLEKVAQKMQAPNKIHWIEKANHSMAVKGRSTNDVFKEINTQILFWIQEITEMDKK; via the exons ATGAGTCATACGGAG gttaaattaaaaataccttttggAAATAAATTACTAGATGCTGTTTGTTTGGTACCTAACAAGAGCTTAACATATGGAATAATTCTTACACATGGAGCGTCAGGAGATATGAACCTTCCTCATTTGATGTCACTGGCATCCCATCTTGCATCTCATGGTTTTTTTTGCCTGAGATTTACCTGTAAAGGCCTTAATATTGTACATAGAATTAAGGCATATAAATCAGTTTTG AATTACCTAAAGACCTCAGGAGAGTACAAACTGGCAGGTGTTTTCCTTGGCG gTCGCTCAATGGGCTCAAGAGCAGCTGCTTCTGTAATGTGCCATATTGAGCCAGATGATGCTGATGATTTTGTTCGAGGTCTCATTTGTATTTCTTACCCACTGCACCATCCAAAGCAGCAACATAAACTTAGGGATGAAGATCTGTATCGTATAAAAGATCCTGTGTTGTTTGTGTCAGGCTCAGCAGATGAAATGTGTGAAAAG aacttGTTGGAGAAAGTGGCACAGAAAATGCAAGCTCCCAATAAAATCCACTGGATTGAGAAGGCAAATCATTCCATGGCAGTGAAAGGACGGTCAACaaatgatgttttcaaagaaataaatacacagattTTGTTTTGGATCCAGGAAATCACTGAAATGGacaagaaataa